The genomic stretch AATTAAACCCCCAAAAGAAGGAACTAATAAGAtcaaaaatcaataatgaaagaGGCAGTATCACTACAGAGCCTACACACATTAAAAGGATAAGGCAGTAACGTTCAAGAACTTTATGCTCATACATTCAACAACTTAGGTGAACTGtacaaattctaaaaacaaattatcaaaagTCTCTGAAAAACAGATATGTAAGCTAAATAATCCTGTACtatcaaagaaattgaatagTTAAAAATCTTCCAACATCAACCTCCAAATTCAATCCAGTAATATATCAATTGGATAACACATTTTGCCCTAGTGGGGTGTATATGCCAGGAACACAAGGTTGACTCAACCTGTGAAAAATCCATCAACATAATTCAACACATCAATAATagactaaagaaacaaaaaccacaattatcttaacagatgcagaaaaaaaatttaacaaaattcaacatccattcctgATAAAAAACGATAAGCAActatgaataaaaggaaacatcCTCAACCTGTAGTGACAGTATAAAACGCTGACTTCTTTAAATCaaaaaaagacctaaaataaataaataaacaaacctaaataaatggaaatataccatgttcatggattgtaCAATTCTGTTAAGATGTCTATTCTTCCCAACTTGTTCAacagattcagtgtaatccctatcaaaagcccagcaggatttttttaatagaaatcaacaagctgattccaaaatttatatggaaatgttaGTTCAGTCTTAGGTCATCTTCTCTCACTCTGAACTCTTTCCCTAAACAATCTCATTAATAGCCATAGCTTCAATCAATACCActaccaaatatatattttgaacgTAAGCTTTACTTCTTGAGCAGAGTCCACATTAGAGAAGGAGTTTCAGAGAAGTGagctaactgaaaaataaatttaacaaaaaggtTGATTATTAGAAGTAATAGCagttgcttaaaaataaaaagaagatttCAGAAAACATGCCAGATGATGGAATCATAGTAAAGAGACTAAAGGAAGCACTGCCATTGTTTCAGTGAGACCCATTATTAAAATCTGCAAATATCCTAAATATTTAGGATGGACCACTTTGGTGAGAGACTTCTCAGAGTATTCTAGGTATCACTGGTCTATTCTCCAAAGGCTTGAGGGCTATGTTTGGGATACAGTCTCCCTTATGGTCAGAGCAACATCAAAGGCCCCAGGCAATGCCTTAGAAATTGATGCAACAGTTGAGAAGGCCTTTATTCATGTGGGAAGAGTAGAATGTAATGCAGGGCACTGATTAGGTCACAGTTTTATGGTCCTTATAGATctcattttgaaatgataaactCACAGTAAAGAATATGTCTTTTAATTACCACAATTTAccttgaatatttttcaaagaaaatactgAGTTTCTAAATTGTCGGAGGTGGTTTTATTAGAAGACTTGGACATCTGGCTTAAAATCACCTTGTTACAGTGAAGTCCCATTAAACCCATTTAGACCCAGAAATGCTCCACCTTTGAAATCAATAAACTCAAATGTTTCACTCTCTGACCATTAACTTCCTTCCTTTGTGGTCTCTCAGTAACTCTCACCTAACAAACTGTCAACAACACTAGAATCCTTCCTGGCACCCATCAAACCCATTCAGACCCAGAAATGTTCTACCTTTGAAATTAAAACTCAAATATTTCAGTCTCTGACCGTAACTTCCTTTGTGGTTTTTCAGTACCTCTCACCTACAAATTGTCAATAACACTAGAGTCCTCCCTGGCATCCAATTCTACTTATCTTGTAAGTCACTGGATACTATATCCTATAGGTCCTATACAGGACCCACTGTGTCCTAAATATCCTATTCTAAcacttttggtttccatttctttaccAGTGACCTGCTCACTTTACTAATCCAATGAAAACTTTTGTGTCTTATCATTTGTACAACACTTAAAATGTCACACCCCTTTCAACTTGAAATTCTCTTGCTTTCACTTTTATGATACAACTCTCGCTTGGTTTTCTTCTCTCTACTTTAATCATGGTTGATTTTAGGTGTCACTGATCTGTGAAGTCACTGCACCCAAGCATGCCTATATAATAATGCATCATAATGCATGGTGTTTTCTGCCCCTAGACTGTCAAATCCTTGAGGATAGTGGATGGCATCTTTCAATTCTGTAATTCCAGATAGTAAGCACCTAATATATATTATCGGTGACAATAATTtaggaaatatataataaatgtaaatttagagTCAGATTCTGTAACCATTTAATTTTACTAAAGTACTGTTAAACTGTGATATAGTTTAGGGATACAAATAGACTCCAACTGCTCTTTTGGTAAAATatcatttcacagagaaaaattcACTAAgaacaaactttaaaacatacctaGCCACTGTTGCTGAGATATTTCACACCAGTATTTTCTCACTGAAAGAATGTCCTTGAGCAATATGTTGCTACAATCAGCTCCATAAACGGCGCCGTTAGATGAATCTTTCACTGTGTCCATGACATAATTCAAGAGTTCTTGACATTTTAGCCTGGGTGCTCCTatttaaacataaacaaataaataaaaatatgtaaatctTTGGAAAATTAATTAAGAAATGGCAACCATACAAATAATTCCTTTTGGCAAATTACTAGTAACTGACCTCCTTCTCATATAGTGCGGATTAGCAAACTATGCCCATAGGTAAAATTCTGTAAGCCACTTGTGTTTGGAAATAAAGCTTAACTAGACCACAGCCatgtccattcatttatgtattgtctatgtcTACTTTCAGGCTGAAAAAGCAGTGTTGAGTGGTTGAGATAGAAACTTACGTGGCCTACAAAGTCAAAAACATTCACTATCTGGTCCCTTTACAAAAAAGTTTACCAACACCTGTAtgaatatttaacaaaacaaTCATACATTCAATCATTCATCCTCAGTAATTCACAATTTCTGGCATTAGATCTAAAATGATCCAAAATTACTTGGtaacttttataaagaaaaaattaaataacataagaTTATACCGAGGATTGAAAAAAAGAGTATAAGGATATttactatgaaaagaaaaattacttccaAGTCCTATAACAGAATTTATAGCACACATGTATTTAAAGTTgtaatttttacagttttatttactAGAGGTTCTGAAAATTCAGCATTAATGGATATATTCTTGAAGGCAacaaaagcacatttaaaaattcttattttgagCAAACCTTATTGATGTCGCAGCCAAAATTTTGTATTTCAACGTTAACAATCTTAAAATCATACAGAACATTTTTGTTATAAGCAATGAGCAAGGCGCTGCAAGTctttatgtatatttgaaaatattccagTTTAGAATTTTCTTATGATGAGACTAGTTATATTGAGAAGTATCTGAAAATGCTAAATTAGCATGCACGGATATAACtggaaaatcatttttacttaAGGCTTATAACATAATTTTAGGCTTCTGGCGAATGATGAAATGCACAATCATATGATCCTCTGCTGTAACACCTATGCATGTCTCTCTTCCAgtccttaaaacattttcttatctataacaTGTTATATTATCACATCCTTAGGAAAGGAATTAATCTCTATATCCCAACATCTAGCCCAGTGACTGCTCTATAGTAGATGGTTAATAAACATCTGGTGAAAACCACATAAAttccgtttccccgaaaataagacctagccggacattaagctataatgcgtcttatattatagtaaaataagaccgggtcttatattaatttttgctccaaaagacgcattagagctgattgtccggctaggtcttattttcagggaaacacggttaaTATCAGGAAATCATATTTCCCTATGGCCTTAATCTCAATATATTTCCTTCCACTGCCAAATTTGAGAAATGCTTCAAAAATTATGCTGACATTCTTTTCTAAAGAATCTGACTCAAAAGGGCAACTAAATTGGCTGCAGAGACTTTATGGAACGTCATGAAACTTAACAGCTGGGTTTTGTATTCTCTAGAATGTCTAGGCTCTGTCTGCGTAGGAGCAGACAAATCCCTACATAAAGGAGTGAACAATATTTGCTTACTGATTCCTTCCCAGCTGCctcttttttcctaatatttgtttctttttttcattgcatttttgaTGCGAAGTAAGTTTGGCAAAGTCTGGACCTGTGTGTGTTTAAAATCCCATCAACCCTCCAATCCTTGGAAAACACCAATTGAAGTGAGATGACATGATAGTAGCGCCCCAGTTTTGGTCTAAGATTAAAGATGTTTAAATTACAAAGTCAAATTTAAAAGGAAGCCTTAAATAAAAACACCACTTTTCAACCATTAAATGATCTTACTTTGATAATTTCATCCATTCATGCCTGTAAACCAACACATTGATACCTTCGTACATTTTCAAAAGTGACCTCCATTATTAATTTTGCAATTGAAGgtttttttcactgtaaagtGAAATGGTTAAGTGCCAAACTTCTCTGGTGGACTACAAATGGGCTTGATATCTCTCTCAATCACTCAcaaactttataaaaacatataaagatCTACAAAGAACCCAGTGTTAGTGGCCAGGAATACAAATTTTAATGGATGCAGGGCTATCATACAGGGCAAAAGCAGGTGCAGAATATTTCAGTGTAGCTTTCCCTTGTGTTCTGCTGGAGTCTCTGACAAGGGCTTACAGCCATCCACACAAACTGGCATCGCAGGGGATCTGGAAAACTAAATTTTTGCTGAACCATGGATTATACTCAAGTTTACACCTCTATTCTGAAATATCACTCACTAAGAATCTATGTCCAGCtacttaatgttttcaaatattcgGCTTTTCTGATTCTTAAACTAAACTTGGTATCACAAAGCCATATGCTTATCTCTGAAGAGTAAACAAAGTCTAAGCCCAAGAGTCCCAATACAAACATTTCTACTTCAGTTTTTCAGCATTACGTGAAGCCGATTTCATGACATAGACTACTAGATCCTGCATTTTGGTTccaaatatctcaaaatattaaCTATAGAAATTCAACGAGAGCTATGGCTTAGCAGGAACAAAAAAGaacttggtatttatttttaaatcaataaaaaaataccacGTTCTTTTTTTGCTCTCGATAAACACAGTGTTAAATGTGTGGGTTTTGATTGCCAAGAAAGCTAATGTGATCTTAGAATTAATTAGTAAAAGTATACAATAAAAGATATGAAGTCCTGCTCCACCCTGTACCAATCAGAATATACCTATAAGATGGAGTCCCGTACTTTAGGTGATATAACTAAATTGAAGAATATTCAGAAGAAAGTGACACAAAAACTAGGTCATATGCACTAAAGCAAGTAGATCTGTTTAGCATAGAGAAGAGGACTTAGGGGAAATAAATATAGCTAACTCCAACTATCTTAAAAAATGTCATATTGAAGAAATTGATTAGAATTTTTCTGTATTATCTCAGAAGGTAGAAGAAGTAACAAAAGGAGGCAGATTTTGCTATTATTAAAGCTATTCAAAGATAGAACAGAAAACTTCAAAAGGTACATTTAACCATTATGGCTACCTAAGTGCTAAGAACATGAAGAGGGGATCCAAGAAGAATAGGtagttgaaataatttttaatcctttcaaccCTAAGATTCCATGCTTACATAAATTCCTCCAAATATTTGAACCTATATCAAaaatagggtttttaaaaaaccGTTATTTAAAAACCATTCTATGTACTAGAAATTAGAGCTAGCACTCAACTTTTACCTCACCATATTCAGACCAAACTTATGCAACAATAACCCATTAAgccaattatttataataacacaGCACCTACTTTTATTTGCACATTTGATGAAGTATTTGACCAAGCTACTGATTTCTTGCATCCTTTTCTGCCTGGTGGCTTGTGTTGAGGCTGATACATTTGGTTTTGCTGTTttcagactttctgtttctttctgaatATATCCTTGTAAGAatcttcaagaaaacaaaatagaatttcagaAACTCATTAAAtgcttaaataattataatagtttcaAAAAATCCTTCATGCCATCATAAAGAGCATATTTTAAACCATGTCGCTTTAATCAATGTATCagctaaatgaaataatcaaatttctttttcaaggCTTAAGCCCCAAGTATCAATTTAAAGTCTGGTCTGCAAAGCTCTTAATCTGTAACCTCCATGATTTTCTATTGCTTTACTGCCCGCTTTCTCTTTATCATTAAAAGCTTGCAGTACTATTAACGGCTCTTAATTCTCTCACCTCTTGCTGTTATTCTATACATGACCTGACTCTTCCCTAGGCAGCTGGTAACATTTCTGGCATTTTAATGAAGCCTGCCTAGAAGATATTCATGATTAATTGGGAGTTCCAGGTGCATATTTGGTCTACCTGATCAGCTTATTCAAAATAGTATTCATCTTTAAATAATATCTGTATTTGTGGTATCTGAAATAAACTAAGAAACCAGAGGAAAAGAAGCATGCATTTATCATGTTTTCAGCACTGAAATCTGTAACAATCTAGCACCAAATaagaggtaaaaaaataaaatagattatctGTTCTAAATTCTCAGGAACAATACTCATACTTCTTTTTGACTGCATATGCTGTTTCAAGTTACTAAGTATTCtacactaatttaaaatattttattcatctttcctaaGTCTTCCAACCTATTTCCAGTTATAAATGGACTTCATAGTTAAAAACTGGCttaatgtaaaaatgtatcaATTCTATTTGACAGTCCAGTCCAATGCCTGagctctgtttgttttttaaattgcattcatatgaaattattctaaaattccttttgatgttttattataatttaacatCTGGCAGTTATTTAGAGCAATATTTAAAGATATCAAAGTAATAATAAAGCACTTACAACTTTAttctctaatttaaaataaagtcttatgAACTAACTGCTATGAAAGGAATTCTCTAATCTTGAGTGAGACATgtctaaaacattttattgaacaaatgatTCAAAATTCTGTCTATAtaaacaccttttaaaaattatgtttcagatAAATATTAAGCACTAACTTCGTATGTAAAGCACAATGTTATATAGGGAACAAAGACAAGTAAGAAcctaaaaatacacacacacacacacacagacacacacacacacacacacacacacaatcacaacaaataaaaaatacagtaaaaaaactTAGAATGGAATACCTAAAAACAGCATCCCAATTTAAGTATTTCCCTTGTTTGGAATCTGAATGCCTATCTAAATGTTGAACGGTTTCAGGATCCCGAATAAGGCGCTTAAATTTCTCAActtctttctgaaaatgaaaacataataatgGTTAGCAACCACACGCTTGCTTCAAGGCAAGATTGAATTTAAGTAATTCACTACCCTTCGTTCTGTAGCTCTATCATGTTCTAGTTGCCGACAGCAAATAAGGAGATCATTAAGTGCTAGACTCATGGTTCAGAATTTCAGAAAACAGCTCATGGTctgtaaaaaaatacatacataaaattatttcagactatgctattaatatataattagatCTAAATGTACAACTAGAGGCATATCGTGATCAAAGGCACAAtgatttttcttaacatttccaaGTTTAAATGAGATTTTCTCAGAATATATCAAAACAAAGCTTCAACATGCAAATGTGTGCTTTGTGTGAATTGGCaggataaaacataaaacatacaatttaTGTTATTGTTCTGGGACCTTTTCTAAGAAACATGACATTTAAATTGAAGCAAACTACAGAGTAAGACTACCAATTTCATTGACAGATAGCtctaattcttttctccatttgtatTCATTGGTCCTTCTGACCCCTGCTCATCCCTATGACACCCTCCTTTACTTTGCGGTAGGTTACAGGATGTTATTTGATAGTCTTTTTCATTTGATTGTATACTTCTTGAGgacaggttatttttatttttccattccttaTGGTTTTATACATGAttcttccccctttttgtttAATCTACAGTCTCCTTGATTgaatcaataaggaaaataaaattgggatTCTAACCAATGAAGACACCTTAGCAACACCCAAAGAACCATAAAGGTAGGTACCTTCATTCCTGAATATACTAAAGAATTGATTCTCCCAGTCTGTTTCCACAGAACCTCCTTCACCCCTCTACTATCACAGTTCTCTTCTATCACATTATCATCCTGGATTGTTAGTCTTTTTACTGAATTATACCTGGTAAAATCAGCAGCGAACGTCCTGCAATGCTCACCACAGGCAAGAATTGTCACAAGGCAAGAATTGTCACAAGGAAGATAGTACAGCGAAGTCACAGCTGACAGAATTCGAACTCTGGCAGTGTGATTGCAGAGCCCATGTTCTTAAACCACGCGACAGTAGTTTAAGCCTCAACAGATGCTCGTTGATTAAAACTACTAATaatgagagagggaaaaaagattAGTCATCTAGTTAAACTTGGACTCGTAGGAGGGTTCAATTCAGGGCATTCAAGAAAAGGTTCAAGGCTAAATCCGCTAGGAGCTCggagagagggcaggagacaGCGATGAGAATAGGGACCGGGAAAGATCAGGTGTAGAGAGGAGTAAAAGGCCGCTCTAGAGGAGTGCGTAAGATTGGGTGTCTAGAGGCTAGAACGGCTCGGATAGGACTGAATTCCCCCAAAGCATTGCTTCTGTGCGCCTACCGCAGGACTCCACGACAGCCAAAGTGCAATTTCTTGAAGCGGCGGTGGTTGCAGTCCAAATCGCCGCTCTCCTCGCCTCTGCTCGCAGCCACAAGTGCTGCAGCCCGCTATCCACGCACAATTCCCGCTTCCGGTTCAAACTTGGCGTGACCGCGCAGCACCCTTCtcgggaggaagaaagaaggctgACCCAGCCGGCACACCGTCTGCCCATGCGCGGCAGCATCACTTGCTCTGGGTTCCAAGTACTCGCTTCCTCAAAACATTGGACTCGGCTGAGGAAACACGCTTGCGCCTCGCCCACCAATGGCTTGCGCCCTTGCATTTGCAGCTCGTCCTCTGGCTCGAGTTCCTGGGCAAGCACCCCACCTCCTTGCccctttcagccccacccctccaAATATGAGGGCGGAAATGACGACAGTGCCAAGGAGAACGGAGGCGGGTTTCATTTCGGCGCCTTTCTTTCTCCCGCGGAAGCGATTGGCTGGCGTGAAGTGAAAGAGGCGGGACAAATTGCCGCGGGTTCAGTGCCGCCACTGGAACCGGGAGATGCGGCGCAGGAGCTGTCGCTGTGTTGGCTTTTACCTGAGTCTTGTCTCCTATTGCGGTTCCTTCTGCGGTTTGGATCATGTTGTTACCTTCGGACGTAGCCCGGCTGGTATTGGGTAAGTTCGGACGCGGGAGAGAGGGATATTGGACCAGCTAAGCGGGACGGAAGGACCTTTGGGGCCAAAGGTTTTCCCAGGGTGGGGAAGCTTTGGGCTTTTGCCTCCCCGCCTACAACTTCAGCCTGGCGGTGACTCTTCTTCAGCCGGAGGCTCGGGCAGTGTAAGCCTCTTTGTGTGTGGATGCTCCGCTCCTCAGAGGCTGCGTGGTAAGGAGAGGACTGAAGAGAAGCTCGGCATGGAACACCTGAGGCCCGGATTCGGAGGGCCAGTCAGGCCTCCACACTTAATTGGGACCCTTGAAGGAGAGGTGTCTACGTGACGGACGggctgtgtgtttttcaatcttgGGCGCACTTTCCCTTCTCAGGGCTGGGaccaaaataggaaaaatataagGACTTCCTCATTCACCCAGCTTTGTAGAAAGACCTTCCTGACGCCCTTCTCATAATTCGCCCTTAGAACTACGGATTTGGGGCGAATGGGgtgttcttccctctccagtcTACCCCGCAATAAGTCGTTCAGTGTAGAGGTTTTAAATGCCAGTTGGATATTAAAACAGCAGCAATTCCTATTTTGATGAGCAAGAAATTACACGGGAAATTCCTTCCAGTTAAAATTTCTAGTCCCGGTTAGTTTTTCCTCCATTTAAGGAGGGTTAATTCCTTGGACCAGTTGTCAGGGTGTATTGTCTATGTGAGAGACAGGTTTTGTTTGTCCCctcaaagaataaagagaattgTACTGCTGGGAACGAGTGCCACATAAAGCTCAAAACTTGAGCCAATGATTTACAGACATCATGTGCAATATCCCTGAAAGTAAATGGTAAACATCTGTGATGAAACTTCCTGTAGTATCCACAGCCATTACTACCATTGTTTTATTGTTAGAAAAACCtatgtcttgtttcttttttaaatactcagCCCTGTCCAAAGAAGTGGTGTTTGTGCATGGGCTCTTACTAGACACTTTGCAGGAAATATTAGAGGGTAGTGGTTCCACCATCCATTTTTGGAAAAGCTAATTGAATGGATTCAGGTCAAACTAATATTTTGGTAATGTTTGCCTAatctttttgcccattttatcaGACTTGAGTATCAACAGTTAACCTACATCTATATCTGTGAGAAAAAGCTGTCTTGCAATTGTTACATTTGTTAGGCTTACATGAAAACCAATCCAAAGTAGACTTTGCTAAAGTTCGCGATAacattgacatattttttttcattcatgcaGTGTTTGCTTAAGAATTTTTGAGTTTTGGCAGTTTGGTGATCCAGATGGGCTTCAGTAACCACAGTCTTCAACAGGGTTTGTCAACCTGGGCACTATTGACAATTGGGGCCAGATAATTATTTATGGGGAACtctcctgtgcattgtgggatgtgtAGCAGCACATCCGTGGCCTCTATGCTTTAGATGCCAGTAggaccccactccccaccaccacccagttttgacaaagaaaaatgtctccagatattgctaGTATGTACTAGGGAGGGCAAAATCGCCCCCAGTTAAAGAAC from Rhinolophus ferrumequinum isolate MPI-CBG mRhiFer1 chromosome 11, mRhiFer1_v1.p, whole genome shotgun sequence encodes the following:
- the ATM gene encoding serine-protein kinase ATM isoform X2 encodes the protein MSLALNDLLICCRQLEHDRATERRKEVEKFKRLIRDPETVQHLDRHSDSKQGKYLNWDAVFRFLQGYIQKETESLKTAKPNVSASTQATRQKRMQEISSLVKYFIKCANKRAPRLKCQELLNYVMDTVKDSSNGAVYGADCSNILLKDILSVRKYWCEISQQQWLGMF